In the genome of Luteitalea pratensis, the window CTACGCGCAGGCCTGGAACATTCTCAACGAGACCAACTTCTCGCGCTACGCCGGCGTGATGACCTCACCGTACTTCCTGCAGCCGACCGCCGCTGCGCCAGCGCGCCGATTCGATTTCGGAACACGGGTGTTTTTCTGAATAGTGGTAATGCCGGAATGCTGCGAATGCCGGGAATGCCGAACGTGGTCGCCGGCCTGGTCGGCCGGCGCAGTCTTTCCCACACCGCTGACGGCCAGTTATCGGGCGGGGTGCGATTCCTTGCTCGACGCGTCGGAGATGACCGACGACAGGCTACCGGGTAGCGCCGGGCTGTCCCAGCCAGGCGTCGGCTGTCGCTGTCCGGCCTTGCCGGGACGACGGTTCCTTCTTGACAAAGACCATAACGCAGGCGGCAAGACAAATCGGCGCCGGCCGATCAGGCCGGCGTCCAGGTTAGGCATTCGGCATTCGCGGCATTCGGCATTCCCGCGTCCCTTACCTTCCTCCGCTGACATCGACGATCGCGCCCGTGATGTAGCTGGCCTCGTCCGAGAGCAGCCACATGATGGTGCTCGCGACTTCCTCCGGTTCGCCGCCGCGTTGCATCGGGATCGCAGTCTTGATGCGATCGATGCGTCCCGGTTCGCCGCCGCTGGCGTGGATCTCGGTGCGGATCGGCCCTGGCCGCACGCAGTTCACGCGGACGCGTTCGGTGGCGGTCTCCCTCGCGAGGCCGATAGTCATCGAGTCGACGGCCCCCTTCGACGCCGCGTAGTCGACGTACTCGTTCGCGCCACCGATCACCGAGGCCATCGACGACAGGTTGACGATCGCGCCGCCGATCCCGCCGTGTTTCGTGGACATGCGTCGCACCGCTTCGCGCGCGCAGAGGAAGCTGCCGACGACGTTGGTGGTCAGCACGCGTGTCCATCGACGCACGTCCATCTCGTCGAGGCGCATCTGGCGCTCGAGCACTCCCGCGTTGTTCACGAGCGCCGTGAGTGTGCCGAGGCGTGAGTCCACTTCGCCGAACACGCGCAGCACGTCGGCTTCCACACTGACATCTGCCTGGAGCGCCAGTGCCGTCCCGCCTGACGACGTGATCTCGTCGGCGAGCGCCTGCGCGGTCGCGGCCCGTTCAAGATATGTCAAGGCTACGGCGTAGCCGCGGACGGCCGCGAGCCTGGCGGTGGCCGCGCCGATGCCGCGACTGCCACCGGTGATGAGGACGATTGGAGAAGGCGACGTCACGTTGGCCATTCTAGAACTCCTCGCGACGCACCGCGTGGCGGGGTGAGCGTTGCCGTGCGAGGTCGCGCAGCGCCCGGACCATGGCTAGAACGCGCATCGAAGTACCATGCGTGCCACATGGCCAGACCCGCCCTTTCGCCGATCCCCCCCCTTGCGGAGATCCTGCAGTCGCTCGAGGCACTTGCGACTCCGCGTGACCTGGCCAACCTCCAGCGCTTCGGCATCACGTCGGCCAACGCACTGGGCGTGTCGATTGCCAACGTGCAGAAGCTGGCGCGTGGCATCGGCTGCGACCATGCGACCGCGGAGGCGCTGTGGACGTCGGGCGTGTACGAGGCCAGGCTGCTTGCGGCCTACGTGGACGATCCGGCGGCTGTCACGGTGGCCCAGATGGACCGGTGGTGCCGCGACTTCGACAGCTGGGGCGTGTGCGACACCCTGTGCTTCGTGCTCTTCGATCGCACGCCGCATGCGTGGCGTTGCGTCGACCGATGGGCGCGCGCCAGGCATGAGTTCGTGCGTCGCGCGGCGTTCGCGCTGATGGCCAGTCTCGCCGTCCACGACAAGATTTCGGAGGACGCACCGTTCTCCGGGCGGTTGCCGCTCGTCGAGGAGGCCGCGGCCGATGAGCGCGACCTGGTACGCAAGGGCGTCAGCTGGGCCCTGCGCACGACGGGACGCCGGAATGTGGCCCTGCACGGCGCGGCCCTGGCGGTGGCGAGGCGTCTCGCGGCCACGTCCGATGCCGGCAGCCGTTGGGTGGGGAAGGACGCCGTCCGCGAGTTGACCGGACCGATCGTCGCGCGTGCACTTCAGCGTCGGCGGGCGGCGAAGAAGCGTTGAGCATCGCTTACCGCACGACGTCGTATTGGAGCAGTACGGTGCCGGTGCCGGGATAGATCCGATGTGAGCGCAACGACAGGCGCATCCGCGCGCCTTTGGGCAGGAGCGGTATGCCCGAGCCGAGGAGCACGGGCACAAGGGCGACTTCGACCGAGTCGACCATGCCCGCGTCCGCGAGCTGGCGGAACAGGTTGCCGCCGCCAAAGATCCAGATGTCGCCACCCGGCTGCCGTGTCAGCTCGGCGACCACGGCCGCCGGATCCTCGGTGGTGACTCGCACGTTCGGATGGTCGGCTGGATTCAGCGTTCGCGAGAAGACGATGGTCGGCTTGCCGTAGACGCCGTTGTCGTTGACGCCGCCCTCGTACGCGAGCATCACCTCGTAGGTGAGCCGTCCCATGACGAGCGTGTCGAAGCGCGCGAACAACGCCGGGAAGTCGATGTCCGGATCCATGGGGATCCAGTCGTAGCTGCCATCCTCCGCGGCGATGAAACCATCGAGGCTCGAGGCCACGTGGTAGCACACACGACGCGATGCATTGGTCATGGTCGCTACGTTAGCGCACGTAGCCGTCGACCTTCCGCCTTCGCCAAGGCTCCGGCGGACAAGTCAGGTCGACGGGCGCCGTTCCGTATTGCCGGCTGGTCTGAATCCCGAATCCCCAATCCCGGCATGGGAAGGCGAAGCGCGACACCTACTCTGAGGGGTAGCCGTCGAGCTTGCTCGACGGGCATCTCTGACGCGCAGCGGTTCCAGACTCCCGACTCCCCACTCCCGACTCCCGACTCCCGACTCCCGATGTGTACGATCACCCATGCTCATCCGTGCCCTGCTCCTCGTCCTGCTGGTCGCGCGGCTGGTCGCTGCCCAGCCAGCCACCGTCACCGAGGCCGATTACGTCATCGGTGACTTCCGTTTCGCTTCGGGCGAGGTCTTGCCGCAACTGCGGCTGCACTACCGCACCGTCGGCACACCCCAACGCGACTCCAGCGGACGCGTCCGCAACGCCGTCATCGTCGTCATGCACGGCACCGGCGGGACCGGCGCGCAGTTTGTCGGGCCCGGCTTTGCCGGCGAGCTGTTCGGCGCCGGCCAGCCCCTCGACGCCGCGAAATACTTCATCGTCATGCCGGACGCGATCGGCCATGGCAAGTCGAGCAAGCCGAGTGACGGCCTGCGTGCGAAGTTCCCGCGCTACGGCTACCAGGACGTCGTGCGAGCGCAGTACCTGCTGATGACCGAGGGGCTTGGCGCGTCACGACTGCGGCTGGTGATGGGCACGTCGATGGGCGGCATGCTCACATGGGTGTGGGGTGAGACCTACCCCGGTGCGATGGACGCCTTGATGCCGCTGGCGAGCCTGCCCGACCAGGTGTCTGCTCGCAACCGGGCATGGCGCCGCGTGGCGATCGATGCCATCCGCCGGGATCCGGAGTGGAAGGACGGCAACTACACGACGCAGCCGCGCGGGCTTCGCACCGTGGCGCAGATGCTGTGGCTCATGGGCAGCAATCCGATCATCCGGTTGAAGCAGGCGCCGACGCTTGCCGACGCCGACCGCGTGCTCGACGAGTACGTGGATGCCTACATGAAGACCGGCGACGCCAACGACATCCTCTACGCGATCGAGGCCTCGCGCGACTACGACCCGAAGCCGGGCCTCGAGAAGATCGTCGCGCCGCTTGTCGCGATCAACTCTGCCGACGACATCATCAACCCGCCGGAGTTGGGCGTGCTCGAGCGCGAGATGGGTCGCGTGAAACAGGGCAAGGCAATGGTGCTGCCGCTCAGTGACAAGACGGTCGGCCACGGCACGCACACTGCAGCGGCGGTGTGGAAGGAACACCTGGTGGCGCTCCTCACAGCGACGGAGAAGTAGCGCCGTGTGTGCGTCTCTGTGCGTAGCCGTCGAGCTTGCTCGACGGACGATCTAGCCGTAGCCGTCGCCCGTCAGGCTTTGGGCCGCCGGAGCCTTGGCGAAGGCGGCTCGACGGTCACCGAGCTTGTGGGCGCCCGCCTGCGGCATTCAGGGTCGCGCGGCGGTCGACGACAGGATGATCGCCCGTTCGCGGGCCGTTGGCTTGACGTCGCAGTGAGGGAACTCGTCGTTCCTTGCGGCGGGATAGATCGACATCGTGTGTGCCGTGTCCCATTCGAAGTGGCGCGACCCGTCTGCCCGCGCGGTCGCAGTTCGGCCGGTCGTCCGCTGATAGTGGGCGACGACGCTGTCAGGGGAATCGGCGGTCGCGTAGGACTCCCAGGAGATGTGCATCGCGGCGCCACTGACGTGCTCGGAGCAGAGGCGGCGAGCGCCGGGGTATCGGGACGGGGGAAGTCCAGGGCCAGCTTGTCCGAGGCCGGACGTCACCAGCACGCAAACGGCAAGCAGGCGAACCATCGCAGGTCCTTCCTCGTCGGGGGCGCGCCCGAACGAGGCCAGCATAGGGCGGACTTGCCGCGTTCGCGCGAATTTCGCTACACTACTGTTTCCTCTCGGGCGTCCGCGCCCTGTGCTGGGAGGTCGTTCAACGGTAGGACACCGCGCTCTGGACGCGGTTATCGGGGTTCGAATCCCTGCCTCCCAGCCAATTTCCTAAGTCATTCTCTTTCAAGTATTTAGCACTGCTTCTGCGTGTCTGTTTGGCACGGCTGGTTTGCTCTGCAGTAGGCCCGATCTTGAAAGAATCTTGAACTCTGTGCGTCGCTCGCGGACGGAATCGGGCTCGGGTGGATCGCCTGCGGCCTTCGGCCTACGGCCTGCCGCGGTTTGGTAGGGCCGGCTCTCCGGGCCGGCCATCGCCTCCATCTCGCGCCCGACCTCATCCACTGATACCGCTCGGAAGGCGAGCCCGCGCTCCAA includes:
- a CDS encoding SDR family oxidoreductase, encoding MANVTSPSPIVLITGGSRGIGAATARLAAVRGYAVALTYLERAATAQALADEITSSGGTALALQADVSVEADVLRVFGEVDSRLGTLTALVNNAGVLERQMRLDEMDVRRWTRVLTTNVVGSFLCAREAVRRMSTKHGGIGGAIVNLSSMASVIGGANEYVDYAASKGAVDSMTIGLARETATERVRVNCVRPGPIRTEIHASGGEPGRIDRIKTAIPMQRGGEPEEVASTIMWLLSDEASYITGAIVDVSGGR
- a CDS encoding DNA alkylation repair protein produces the protein MARPALSPIPPLAEILQSLEALATPRDLANLQRFGITSANALGVSIANVQKLARGIGCDHATAEALWTSGVYEARLLAAYVDDPAAVTVAQMDRWCRDFDSWGVCDTLCFVLFDRTPHAWRCVDRWARARHEFVRRAAFALMASLAVHDKISEDAPFSGRLPLVEEAAADERDLVRKGVSWALRTTGRRNVALHGAALAVARRLAATSDAGSRWVGKDAVRELTGPIVARALQRRRAAKKR
- a CDS encoding dihydrofolate reductase family protein; the encoded protein is MTNASRRVCYHVASSLDGFIAAEDGSYDWIPMDPDIDFPALFARFDTLVMGRLTYEVMLAYEGGVNDNGVYGKPTIVFSRTLNPADHPNVRVTTEDPAAVVAELTRQPGGDIWIFGGGNLFRQLADAGMVDSVEVALVPVLLGSGIPLLPKGARMRLSLRSHRIYPGTGTVLLQYDVVR
- a CDS encoding alpha/beta fold hydrolase, with the protein product MLIRALLLVLLVARLVAAQPATVTEADYVIGDFRFASGEVLPQLRLHYRTVGTPQRDSSGRVRNAVIVVMHGTGGTGAQFVGPGFAGELFGAGQPLDAAKYFIVMPDAIGHGKSSKPSDGLRAKFPRYGYQDVVRAQYLLMTEGLGASRLRLVMGTSMGGMLTWVWGETYPGAMDALMPLASLPDQVSARNRAWRRVAIDAIRRDPEWKDGNYTTQPRGLRTVAQMLWLMGSNPIIRLKQAPTLADADRVLDEYVDAYMKTGDANDILYAIEASRDYDPKPGLEKIVAPLVAINSADDIINPPELGVLEREMGRVKQGKAMVLPLSDKTVGHGTHTAAAVWKEHLVALLTATEK